The following is a genomic window from Merismopedia glauca CCAP 1448/3.
AACAAATTAGAATTTTAGATTTACCTCAAGATTTATGGCAAAAACTCTCATTTAACACTTCCCATCAAGATTAAATTTATGACAGCAATAATTGCCACTTTTTGACCTAATTAAATTCATATAAACTCGTATGCAAATAAAGATTCAATATTTGCTTTTCCTTCTTCCTTCTTCCTTATAAACTATGACAAATGTTATTCCCACTTTAGTTGAGCGATCGCGTCTCGTTCAAGTTTTAGGATTTCCACTAACAGATGCAGACTATACTGATTGCATATCACAAATCGAAATTATTGAACCACAATTAGGTCAATTTTGGCAACTTGATGCGGCTTTTCAGGGGATTTATTTCCTCATTACTGGAAAGGTGAGACTCATCGACAAGCAAGGTGAATTAATTACCACATTGCTAGCTGGAAGTTCGTTTGGAGAGGCTAGTTTATTTCCGAGTGAATTTGAGTTTTACGCAGCTAGAGCTTCATTAAATGTCAAATTGGGGTATCTCAACTACCAACAGTTACTCTCTTGGAAAGAGCGATATCCTCAGATGTGGGAGCATTTGCAAAAGCGCGCACAAACTTTCAATTCTTTGATGGTTTCTTCTACATCTGAGGAACAGATTTCCGATCTTCCACAGTTGAGTTTATCGCTTCCAGCTAGACAACCCAACCAGATTGGTAAGGCTTATTTTCCGCATCCTAGCCAGAGAGTATCTCATTTTCTGCAACAGAAATTGCGTCGATATCCTTTCTTTGCTCAACAGACGGATTCTGACTGTGGTGCAGCTTGCTTAGTCATGATAGCTCGTTACTGGGGCAAAAATCTCAGTGTCAATCGTCTGCGGGATTTAGCCAATATTGACAATCACGGAGCATCCTTGAAAGGACTGGCTATCGCTGCTGAAAGCGTGGGTTTTACTACTCGTCCCGTCATCGCCAATCTACGACAGTTAGCCCAGCAAAAGTTACCTGCGATCGCTCATTGGCAAGGTAAACATTACGTTGTAGTTTATCACATTTCTCGCAAGGAAGTGATTATTGCCGATCCAGCTTTAGGTCAAAAAAAACTAACCCATGCAGCTTTTCAAACCCATTGGACTGGTTATACTTTACTATTAGAACCAACTGTAATTTGGCGAAAAACTGAGTCAGCAAAACCCATATTTGGAGAGTTTTTCCAATTAATTAAACCTTATAAAGTCGTCTTACTAGAAATTTTCCTAGCTTCTATCTTCATCCAGATTTTTGGTTTAATTATTCCCTTACTGACTCAAGTTATATTTGACCAAGTTTTGCTTCCTGAAGCTGGATTAACCCTAGCCACAATTGGTTGGGGGTTGCTAATTTTCAGTTTGTTTCGGGTAGCGATGACAGGATTAAGACAGTATTTATTAGATCGAACAGCTAATCAAGTAGATACATCTTTAATTGTCGGTTTGGTGCGTCATATTTTCTTATTACCTTTAAACTTTTTTGAATCTCGTCATGTAGGAGATGTCATCGCGCGGATTCAGGAAAACCGGAAAATTCAACAGTTTTTAACTGGGGAAACTTTAGGGATTATCCTCGATTTATTCACTGTTTTTATCTACTTTTTTGTCCTGTTTAGTTATAATTCCCAACTGGCTTGGTTAGTTTTAGTTTCCTTAATTCCGTTTGGGTTATTAGCGTTAGTAGCTACACCTTTTTTACAGCAGATTTCTAGAGAAAGTTTTCAGGCGATCGCCACTGAAAGTAGTTATTTAATTGAATCTCTCAATGGGATTCGCACGATCAAATCTATGGCGGTAGAACAGTCGGTGCGTTGGCATTGGGAAGCTTTATTTCAGCAACAAATTAAAACCAATTTTGCCTCTCAGTTATTAGCCAACCGCTTGCAAATTATTAGTAACACAATTGAAGCTTTAGCTACAACTGGATTACTCTGGCTAGGTGCATCTTTAGTGATTGAAAATAAAATTACTTTAGGTCAACTGGTGGCTTTACAAATGCTGTTAGTCAATATTATTAGACCATTTCAAAGATTAACAGCTAAATGGTATGAATTCCAAGAAGTTTCCCTCGCTACGGAAAGGATTAGCGATGTGATTAACTATGCACCAGAAACCAACCTAGCTACCAATGCACACCAAATTTTACCATCTTGGCGTGGTCATATTCGCTTTGAAAATGTCACCTTCCGCTATCATCATGAAGGTGAATTTAATGTGATTGAAAATTTGAGTTTTGAGATTAAACCAGGACAAAAAGTAGCTTTAGTGGGAAGGAGTGGTTCGGGAAAAACCACAATTTCCAAACTGATTTTAGGACTTTACTTCCCGACTCGCGGCAAGATTTTGATTGATGGACAAGATATTAGTACTCTTTATTTGCCCTCATTAAGGCAACAAATTGGAGTCGTCGATCAAGATACTTTTCTATTTA
Proteins encoded in this region:
- a CDS encoding peptidase domain-containing ABC transporter — its product is MTNVIPTLVERSRLVQVLGFPLTDADYTDCISQIEIIEPQLGQFWQLDAAFQGIYFLITGKVRLIDKQGELITTLLAGSSFGEASLFPSEFEFYAARASLNVKLGYLNYQQLLSWKERYPQMWEHLQKRAQTFNSLMVSSTSEEQISDLPQLSLSLPARQPNQIGKAYFPHPSQRVSHFLQQKLRRYPFFAQQTDSDCGAACLVMIARYWGKNLSVNRLRDLANIDNHGASLKGLAIAAESVGFTTRPVIANLRQLAQQKLPAIAHWQGKHYVVVYHISRKEVIIADPALGQKKLTHAAFQTHWTGYTLLLEPTVIWRKTESAKPIFGEFFQLIKPYKVVLLEIFLASIFIQIFGLIIPLLTQVIFDQVLLPEAGLTLATIGWGLLIFSLFRVAMTGLRQYLLDRTANQVDTSLIVGLVRHIFLLPLNFFESRHVGDVIARIQENRKIQQFLTGETLGIILDLFTVFIYFFVLFSYNSQLAWLVLVSLIPFGLLALVATPFLQQISRESFQAIATESSYLIESLNGIRTIKSMAVEQSVRWHWEALFQQQIKTNFASQLLANRLQIISNTIEALATTGLLWLGASLVIENKITLGQLVALQMLLVNIIRPFQRLTAKWYEFQEVSLATERISDVINYAPETNLATNAHQILPSWRGHIRFENVTFRYHHEGEFNVIENLSFEIKPGQKVALVGRSGSGKTTISKLILGLYFPTRGKILIDGQDISTLYLPSLRQQIGVVDQDTFLFSGTVRENISLGRPHLSLTEVINAAQVAGADGFIKELPLGYETQIGEGGGMLSGGQRQRIAIARALLNRPHFLILDEATSHLDAESERIIQNNLNSFFQNRTTLVIAHRLSTIHQADLILVLDRGVLVESGTHLELMAKKGHYFYLNQQQLNVAQ